TTAGAAATAAATCCTCCGGAACATAGGTCAGGAAATATTGTTTTATCTCTTCAAATGATTTTTGGGATAGTTCTTCAACGGATAAAGGACTTGGAGATCCACCCCATGAGGTTGTAACGATTGCTGGCCGTTCTGTGATATCTGGCTTACCGTGCAAGGCAGTTAATTTATTGAGGCGGGAAAGAGCATCCCCAGTAAGGAAATTTCGGATAATTTCTAGGTGAAACAATTCCCAATCTTCTCGAATCTCACGCCGATCCTCATCTGTCGCTTCCCGGTTTTGCCATTGCGCATAATTTTTAGCTCGTGAGTCAATGTCCGTTGGGCCTGAGAGAATCCATGAGATTACCTGCGATCTAACAAACTCGGAAGCATTAATAAATTGATCTCTCAGAAGACCACAATACTCTTTGGTATATTTATTGTTTTCTAGGGAATCCCGTTGTAATAATGCTTGATATATGAGATCAGGATAATTTTTCCCAAACGTACGCAAGGTGTATAAAGCAATCCGCTTGAAAATGATGTGCTCACTATTGAGATAAACTGCGAGAAACGTTTTACCTTCTTCGATATTTTGTTTGCATACCTCTGCTAAACCATCCCGAAGTCCATCAATCAAGATATCCAGTGCATCCGCATCGCCCCGATCAGATAAACGATTAGGGATGTCCATTCGCCAATAATAGCCAACCTGAAGCTCAGTATCCTCTGGATTTACTTGTTTGGTCAACTCAATTGTATTCTTGATCTGACGATCAAATGCTAAGACAACATTGACTGGCTTGAGCTGGATCAATTTCGACAATTGTTTCTCGCAGTACTCATTGACCCAGTAATGATCAGAACGAAAACGAACTGCTGAGCGATATTTAGAATACTCACTCTGAATTGGTGGCAAAACTGGTGTAATCACGTACTCCAATATTTGGATTGCGGCATCGACCAATCCATTTTCCGACATGTAATCAGTTAAGGAATTTAGCTTATTGGGCAACATATCTGAAAAGCGGCCACTTAACCAATTGTCAACAGCAAAAATAAGCTCTGCAGTTTTTGCTGGCGAGATTTTCAACATTGCATCCACCAGGATTTCTTGCACCCGCCAATTCTCAGTTCGGGTAGACTGTACAACAGATGCAACAATTTCTTCATACTGGCTAGCAAAGCGAGCAAGATATTCCCCCGCCGGCCAACTGGGCAGTTGAAATGAACCTGGATTGACTTCAATTGGATCCGGGGGATTATAAAAATAGCTGTCATTAAATAGTAATGGGATCCAAATCGGATTTTCCAGACCAGCAAAAAAATATCTCGCATATTTATCTTCGCGGATAAGCGTTAAGACCAGTTTAACCTGATCTGATGATGGATTGTCCTCAAATTTACAACCATCAAGTAACTTAGCCTGCTCATAGAAAGTGTTATCCATGGAATCCATCCTCGAACATTTCCCTATATACAACTGGTTCAGGGTAACGAATCTCAGTAGTCCGCATCCGTATATAAGATAAAAGTTTCTGTAGTACTGAATGCCGGTCCTTGTCACCACAATAGCATATTGGAAACAATCCTAATTCTCGAATCGCGTCTGCGTTTACCTGTGCTTCTTGATGCATGATGATGTAGTGCTTAGGTTGTATTCGTTTTCCAAGACCTACTTGAACCTCATTGTTTCCACGTCGCTCTAATTCCAATTGCGTAGCACGAATAACCTTAATTAAATCGGAATCTCCCAAGCTATAACCTATGAACACTAGCGTGCAAAATTCAGATAAACTTGCGAGAAACCTTGGTAAACCTGTGTTCATTTGATATGCCAATTCGTAATCTCTGTTTGAGAAAACGATTGATCCGATCAATCCCTCTGGATTTGTTGGCCTAATCACACCATGTATATGAAAGATATGGCAATCTCGCAATCTTGTTATATCGAGTTCTGGATAATATTGAACCGTTACTTGCTTTGAGATATTCATTGCTGCGTTTTCAAGACAATAATCGAAATTGGTTGTTATCCATGATAAGAACGGAATTGAACTTATCAATTGATGAACCGGCAAATAATCAAGTTTTCCATTGGGGCCAAAGATTCTTATTAACTCAGTTCTATAATTTTCTTCCCCCATTAAATTCCTTAGGAATTCAATTTGATCCCAATTCTCATCAGCGGGTAAATCAATATCATGCCCGATGATTGCCTCTGCTGATGTTTTTAGTCGGCTAATTGCTTCAGCAAATAGTGGATACCCAGCATCATGGGATAATCCTGCACCAATAAATGCACAAGATTTCTGAAGGGTGATTTGCTGAATAAGCCCATCAAGGTTTTTGATATTATCGTCTGAACGATCAATACCTAAAGGTAAATCCATTACAAATACTTCCCCTTATGAATTTTGTCTACATATGCATACAGCAATGCATGGGTCTCGTATATGCACTTCTTTTGCAAATTACTACATTGATCTAGCCTAATTTTGAACTCATTGAGTTGTTTTACAATTTGCTTCTGAATATCTATTGGCGGAATTGGAATTTCAATTTTCCCAAATAAGCCAGATCGTAACCTAGGCAACATTAATGAATGAGTTAAATTAATGGCTTGTTCCACAAATACAGGGCTTCTCAAAAATATTGCTAAAAACTCAGTATCAATGATATTAAGTTTTGGTATCAAAACGTATTGGTCAACAGAACATAAACCTTCTCGATCTGCAATCCAAACTTTATTTAGGTATGGTCTCAGATAACCATAAATGACGTCTCCAGGATAAAAACGGAATTTTCTACCGTTTAAGGTCTCAATATTTACTAATTCTTCACCTGAACGAAGACCTGTTTCAGATTCTATGTGTTGAAGCCCAATAAAGACTGCCTTACCAGATTTCTTATCCGAAGGTCGAAGTAAATCGTTTCGAAAGGAAATGACTTGATCTACTGAAATTGATGAATATTGAGCTAGCAATTGTTCAAATATGTTCATAGATTTAGCACGTACTAATTTACTAGTCTCAAGATATGCTTTCTCCTGAAGTTCGAGTACACAAAGGACTTTCTGTGCCATTTGTGTAATTAGATTAACAATTCGATGTTGCTCGGAAATTGATGGTAAAGGAATCAAAACTGGTAATAAACGTTTTGCCTTAAGTTCAGTTTTGATTCCTTGCGGTACTTGCTGTGAAAGAATATCCTGAAAATATTGGCTGCGCAGCAACCACCAAAGATAGCGAATATCCGCTTTTTCTTTATTGACTTGGTAAGCTGCATAGTGAATTGTCGCTGCCACCTTTTGAGATGACCCGGGATCGTAAATTGCAATAGCACCTTTCATTGCATTGATGCCAGAAAGAACAAGATCACCCGGATGGATCAGAATCATTTTCGTGTTCGTGTCCGAATCAGTTCGAAGTTCAATCCCTCCATCAGAAAAACGGATTTTACTGATAATAGGAATGTCTCCCGCCCGAACTAATGCCGGATCCGGTGTCTCATTTCTTTCTGTAAGAATTTCTCCTAGAGCCACTTGCGGCCACTGCTTAGGCATGATTATCCTCTCCTGCCAGCAGTTCCTGAATTTCTCCAATCAATTCTGAAATCCTCGCCTGTTTATCAGCAATATCCGCGATCAACTCCTCCGGTGGGCGGTGGGCGAAACCGTTCTTGCGCTTAGGGTTGGCAGCGCTCAGGTCGTAATTTTTCTTTACAATCTCTTCCACCGGAACGATCCAACAGCGTTCATTCTGGGGTGGTTCGGCTGAACGTTCCTCCGCAGGTGCTTTCAACCATGCCTGGTATGACCGCCACATTTCCAGGCAGTCCGGCAAATTGTTTTCAGAGATCGGTTTCTGTGTTTTGGTCAGGCTGAAGCCCACTGTACTGACCTCGTAGTACCAGATCTGTTTGGTTGGACCCAAATGGTCGAAGAATAATAAATCCGTTTTGGGCCCCGTGCCACTGGAAACCACATTGGCAAATACACCTGCTGGCAGTGAAACAATTGCATACAGGTTGTATTCTTCCAGCAGCTCTTTCTTGGTATCCACATAAGCACGCTCACTGGATTTGAACAGCACCCCTTCATCGATCACCATCCCCACTCGACCATCGCGGCGCAGGCGGTGCATAATGTGCTGTACGAACAGAATCGAGGTGGCTGAAGATGGATAAGGAAAATTTGCTTTGACCGATTCGATATTTTCGGTACCGCCAAAGGGCGGATTGGTCAAAATTACATGGTAACGTTCCTTTTCGCTATACTTGCGAATATCGTCACTGAGCGTATTTTTCCGGACGATGTGGGGGACGGGGATTTCATGCAAAACGCTGTTCATTACACCCAGCAGGTAAGGCAGCGGTTTTTTCTCCTGCCCGAAGAAGGTGGCATCGCGTAGTTTATGAAAATCGCTCGTCAATGAAACTTGATTGGCCAACATGTGAGCATAGGCTTCCACCAGAAAGCCGGCTGATCCGCAGGCAGGGTCATAGACCGTTTCACCAATTTTGGGGTCTACCATCTCAACCATAAATTGGATAATTGGGCGGGGTGTATAGAATTCTCCAGACATACCGCCTTCGCGTCCCATTCGTACCAACAAGCTTTCGTAAAGATGTGAGAGGGTATGAATATTTTCAACTGCGTGAAAATCGATTGTATCAACCACAGCAATGGCATCTCGCAGGATAAAACCATCCTTCACCATTTTTGATGGGGCTTCTTCAAAGATCTGCCGGATGACTGCTTTTTCTTCCGTTCCGGATAATTCTCTCAAATGAGGAAAAAGATAATCGGTCAGGTAACGGATCAAAGTTTTTCCAGTTAAGCCGCCCAGGATCGCTTCTGCCATGTGACGGTCTTCCTCATCGCTGCTCTCAATTAAGGGCTTGAGTGCATCGCGCTGCAATTGCTGCTCAGTTTCAACCCGTTCAGAAGCTATTTGTACCTTTTGCTCCCCGGATTCAAGAGCCAGGTGAGCGTTCTTGATTTCTTGGGGATCTTTCTTCGTCGAGCTTTCCAGGGCAACAAGGTTTTTTTGTAAAGTTCGTAAGGCGGATTGAGCTTCCAACGATAAGGAGCGTGCCTGCTCAATTCGTCCACCAGTCCAAACAGACCAGCGATAAAAGCCATCAATCACCCGCTCGTAAGGTTGACCTGCGTATTCAGCTTCATCCGCACGGGTATCTTCCTGATCCTCGTGCGATTTCAGAAAGAGCAACCATGAAATCTGCTCTACATAATCTAATAAACTCTGCGTATTGTCATCCCGGCGAAGGATATCGCAAGCTCGCCAGAATTGTGCATCTAAGTCGTTTGGCATGAATTCTCCTGGGGTTTACTGATAAAGTCTTTGAATTAATGTGTTGCGCGCCTGCACAAACTGCCGCATACCGCCAAATAATGGAGCTACCTGGCCTACCTCGCGCCGGATTGGAGGTAATTTGAAGACCTCAGGGTCTAAAATTTCATCCAATCCACCCTGGATGTAGCGTTCAATCAAGGTGTGCAAGATCCGCCGGGCATTTTCATTGTATGTTTCAAAAAATTGCTGGTTAAGGTTGAACAAGGCAACCGCCCGCTCCTCTCGGCTGTGCATATTCTCATCAAAAGCAATATGCGCCAAAAGATCATAACTATCCACATCCGGTCGCTTGAGAATTTCGGTTAATACATCAAGCGCAATTTGATGCTCTTCTAGCTGATGTAGCAATGCTTTTCGTCTCTCTGGATCACACCAGCGGCTTCGTAATTCCATTAATGAGGAACAAACCTGGATGATCTCTTTGCGAACTTTCTTCAGGTAATCCTGCGGAGAAACCAGGTTGCCTTGGGCGTCCCGTTCCTCATATTTCTCATCCACGATGTGAACTTCTAATCCGCTGACCCGGATCATTTTTTCCTTAGGGGGTTGGCTGGGTTTGAGTTGAATTGGTAATATGGAGGGAGTACCCTGAGCAATGGTTATCGTCGTTTGGATTTTCTTGTGCCCATAAGCTGATGCAGTTACAACCACCTCGCCTGCCGGCAATTCCGAAAATAAAAATTGCCCATCCGAGCCTGTCCGCTGTTGCATTATCTCATTCGGCCCCAATTGGACTGTGATTACTGCATCGGGTATTGCGGTGCCGGTGTCTTCAGAAACCACCTTTCCCCCCAACCAGCAGACTCGCGGGCCGGTAGTTGTTGCGCCACCAGTGGGTGGTGGGGTCGGTTTATCCCAATCGTCGAACAAATCAGTTGCACCGGTATAATCAATAATTCGGAACCAATATTTATCGGTGTCTTCACACAATCGGCTACCGCGGCCAATAATTTGCTTGAAAACTGTTGGTGATGTAATTGTTTTGAAAAAAACAATGTTGCGCACGCTGGGGGCATCAACTCCAGTGCTTAATAAATCTACTGTCGTAGCAATCACTGGCGTTGGCTTTTCAACCGCCTGAAATTTTTCTAAAAGGGCTTGGGCATCTGATTCTTCAGAAACAATGCGCACAGAATAATTTGAAACATTCAGATCACGATTGAGCCGATTCAAGGTATCCCTGACTTCTAATGCGTGCTCCTGGCTGACACAGAAAACTATGGTTTTCTCCATTCGGCCATAAATTCGTAGCAATTTTGTCAAATGCTCGCAATGAAGGCGAACGCGATCCGGCATCGTGATCTGGCGTTCGAAATCTGGTGTGGAATAATGGTCCTTTGGGGCTGCATCTGGCGGAATTTCAACCGTAGCGCCTTCCTTAATGACCTTTTCGAGAGTCAATCCTTCGATATCCAGATCGGTTTTTGCTTTATGAATTTTGTAATTAGCTAGAAAACCATCATCAATTCCCTGTCCCAACGAATAGGTGAAGAGAGGTTCTCCAAAATATTGAAATGTATCAATATTGTCCGTGCGTTTTGGGGTTGCTGTCATACCCAACTGTATTGCATTTGGAAAATGTTTTAATATTTCATTCCATGTTCCAAAACCGCTGCGATGGCATTCATCAATAATGATCAGGTCAAAGTAATCATTTGGAAATTGCTCAAATGCCCGTAACCCTTCTGGTGTGGAAGCATAAAGACCCTGGTAAATTCCAAAATAAATTTGGCGACCTTTGAGGATATCATTACCACCATTGATCTCTGCGCGTGGATCGCCTGTTCCCTCTTTAAAGGGTTCAAAAGTGTTATAAGCTTGACTTCTTAATACTACCCGGTCAGCCACAAACAAGACACGTTTATTCGCAAAGTAACCAGATTTAAATAATTTCCACACAATCTGGAAGGCAATGAAGGTTTTTCCTGTTCCAGTAGCAAGATTTAATAAAATCCGGTTTTGACCTTTTAGAATTGATTCAACAGTGCGATTTACCGCTACTTCCTGGTAGTAGCGCATCATCTTCTTTCCCGTTGGGTCCCGCCAATACGGCTGCAAGAGTGGATTTACCGGTCGATTTGCATCGAGAATTCGGTAGTCACATAATTTTTTCCATAGTTCATCGGGGGTAGGAAACTCATCTACTCCTAGAGAGCGCTGTGTATTCGAGGTGAAATCCCATTCCTCAAAACCATGCCCATTGGAGGAATAAGCAAACAATAGACCAAGTTTCTCTGCGTAGCCCATTGCCTGTTGCAAACCGGCACCAATCGCATGATCCTCATCTTTAGCTTCTACAACTGCAATGGGAAGTGCCTCACCATACCGAAGCAGGTAGTCGGCTTTTTGAGGTTGAAGTTTCTGATGTCCATCACC
The Dehalobacter sp. genome window above contains:
- a CDS encoding SIR2 family protein produces the protein MDLPLGIDRSDDNIKNLDGLIQQITLQKSCAFIGAGLSHDAGYPLFAEAISRLKTSAEAIIGHDIDLPADENWDQIEFLRNLMGEENYRTELIRIFGPNGKLDYLPVHQLISSIPFLSWITTNFDYCLENAAMNISKQVTVQYYPELDITRLRDCHIFHIHGVIRPTNPEGLIGSIVFSNRDYELAYQMNTGLPRFLASLSEFCTLVFIGYSLGDSDLIKVIRATQLELERRGNNEVQVGLGKRIQPKHYIIMHQEAQVNADAIRELGLFPICYCGDKDRHSVLQKLLSYIRMRTTEIRYPEPVVYREMFEDGFHG
- a CDS encoding restriction endonuclease subunit S; the encoded protein is MPKQWPQVALGEILTERNETPDPALVRAGDIPIISKIRFSDGGIELRTDSDTNTKMILIHPGDLVLSGINAMKGAIAIYDPGSSQKVAATIHYAAYQVNKEKADIRYLWWLLRSQYFQDILSQQVPQGIKTELKAKRLLPVLIPLPSISEQHRIVNLITQMAQKVLCVLELQEKAYLETSKLVRAKSMNIFEQLLAQYSSISVDQVISFRNDLLRPSDKKSGKAVFIGLQHIESETGLRSGEELVNIETLNGRKFRFYPGDVIYGYLRPYLNKVWIADREGLCSVDQYVLIPKLNIIDTEFLAIFLRSPVFVEQAINLTHSLMLPRLRSGLFGKIEIPIPPIDIQKQIVKQLNEFKIRLDQCSNLQKKCIYETHALLYAYVDKIHKGKYL
- a CDS encoding type I restriction-modification system subunit M; this encodes MPNDLDAQFWRACDILRRDDNTQSLLDYVEQISWLLFLKSHEDQEDTRADEAEYAGQPYERVIDGFYRWSVWTGGRIEQARSLSLEAQSALRTLQKNLVALESSTKKDPQEIKNAHLALESGEQKVQIASERVETEQQLQRDALKPLIESSDEEDRHMAEAILGGLTGKTLIRYLTDYLFPHLRELSGTEEKAVIRQIFEEAPSKMVKDGFILRDAIAVVDTIDFHAVENIHTLSHLYESLLVRMGREGGMSGEFYTPRPIIQFMVEMVDPKIGETVYDPACGSAGFLVEAYAHMLANQVSLTSDFHKLRDATFFGQEKKPLPYLLGVMNSVLHEIPVPHIVRKNTLSDDIRKYSEKERYHVILTNPPFGGTENIESVKANFPYPSSATSILFVQHIMHRLRRDGRVGMVIDEGVLFKSSERAYVDTKKELLEEYNLYAIVSLPAGVFANVVSSGTGPKTDLLFFDHLGPTKQIWYYEVSTVGFSLTKTQKPISENNLPDCLEMWRSYQAWLKAPAEERSAEPPQNERCWIVPVEEIVKKNYDLSAANPKRKNGFAHRPPEELIADIADKQARISELIGEIQELLAGEDNHA
- a CDS encoding DEAD/DEAH box helicase family protein, translated to MEYPITAGQIVLQGDGHQKLQPQKADYLLRYGEALPIAVVEAKDEDHAIGAGLQQAMGYAEKLGLLFAYSSNGHGFEEWDFTSNTQRSLGVDEFPTPDELWKKLCDYRILDANRPVNPLLQPYWRDPTGKKMMRYYQEVAVNRTVESILKGQNRILLNLATGTGKTFIAFQIVWKLFKSGYFANKRVLFVADRVVLRSQAYNTFEPFKEGTGDPRAEINGGNDILKGRQIYFGIYQGLYASTPEGLRAFEQFPNDYFDLIIIDECHRSGFGTWNEILKHFPNAIQLGMTATPKRTDNIDTFQYFGEPLFTYSLGQGIDDGFLANYKIHKAKTDLDIEGLTLEKVIKEGATVEIPPDAAPKDHYSTPDFERQITMPDRVRLHCEHLTKLLRIYGRMEKTIVFCVSQEHALEVRDTLNRLNRDLNVSNYSVRIVSEESDAQALLEKFQAVEKPTPVIATTVDLLSTGVDAPSVRNIVFFKTITSPTVFKQIIGRGSRLCEDTDKYWFRIIDYTGATDLFDDWDKPTPPPTGGATTTGPRVCWLGGKVVSEDTGTAIPDAVITVQLGPNEIMQQRTGSDGQFLFSELPAGEVVVTASAYGHKKIQTTITIAQGTPSILPIQLKPSQPPKEKMIRVSGLEVHIVDEKYEERDAQGNLVSPQDYLKKVRKEIIQVCSSLMELRSRWCDPERRKALLHQLEEHQIALDVLTEILKRPDVDSYDLLAHIAFDENMHSREERAVALFNLNQQFFETYNENARRILHTLIERYIQGGLDEILDPEVFKLPPIRREVGQVAPLFGGMRQFVQARNTLIQRLYQ